In the Ipomoea triloba cultivar NCNSP0323 chromosome 6, ASM357664v1 genome, one interval contains:
- the LOC116022958 gene encoding cysteine synthase 2-like: MRTTAGVIVTALSIAVVVSYFLSKHTEKKSSRRRQTASLKKSRNGLVAAIGNTPLIRINSLSDATGCEILGKAEFLNPGGSVKDRVAVKIIEEALESGALAEGGIVTEGSAGSTAISLATVAPAFGCTCHVVIPDDAAIEKSQILEALGATIERVRPVSITHKDHFVNIARRRALEANEIALITKSKADQNGSKGAKQINGHTISEEKQSSTFSLDCKGGFFADQFENLANFRAHYEGTGPEIWEQTGGELDAFVAAAGTGGTVAGVSCFLKEKNSNIKCFLVDPPGSGLFNKVIRGVMYTREEAEGRRLKNPFDTITEGIRINRLTENFKLAKLDGAFRGTDMEAVEMSRYLLKNDGLFVGSSSAMNCVGAVRAARALGPGHTIVTILCDSGMRHLSKFFNYEYLSQHGLTPSATGLEFLGFS; the protein is encoded by the exons ATGAGAACCACCGCAGGTGTGATTGTCACAGCGCTCTCCATAGCTGTAGTTGTCTCTTACTTCCTCAGCAAGCACACTGAAAAGAAGTCTTCTAGACGCAGACAAACTGCTTCACTGAAAAAGTCCAGAAATGGGCTCGTTGCCGCCATTGGCAACACCCCTTTGATTAGAATCAATAGCCTTTCCGACGCCACTGGCTGTGAG ATTCTCGGGAAAGCGGAGTTCTTGAATCCAGGCGGGAGTGTTAAAGATAGGGTAGCTGTGAAAATTATTGAGGAG GCTTTGGAATCAGGAGCACTAGCTGAAGGCGGCATAGTTACAGAGGGCAGTGCTGGAAGCACAGCCATAAGTCTTGCAACAGTAGCTCCTGCATTTGGGTGTACATGCCATGTGGTTATCCCTGATGATGCTGCTATTGAGAAG TCTCAAATCCTGGAAGCACTTGGGGCTACAATTGAAAGGGTCCGACCAGTTTCAATAACTCACAAAGACCATTTTGTTAATATTGCAAGAAGAAGGGCACTGGAGGCAAATGAAATAGCATTAATTACAAAAAGCAAAGCAGATCAAAATGGTTCCAAGGGGGCTAAACAAATCAATGGTCATACAATCAGTGAGGAAAAACAAAGTTCAACATTCTCACTTGACTGCAAGGGTGGATTTTTTGCAGATCAATTTGAAAACCTTGCAAATTTTAGGGCCCACTATGAGGGTACCGGGCCAGAGATATGGGAACAAACAGGTGGGGAACTGGATGCTTTTGTTGCAGCCGCAGGCACTGGTGGCACTGTTGCTGGTGTTTCCTGTTTTTTGAAG GAAAAAAACTCAAACATCAAGTGCTTTCTTGTTGATCCCCCTGGTTCGGGCTTATTTAACAAGGTAATAAGAGGAGTCATGTACACGAGAGAGGAAGCTGAAGGACGGAGGTTGAAGAACCCTTTCGATACTATTACTGAAGGGATTAGAATCAATAGACTGACAGAGAATTTTAAGCTGGCAAAACTTGATGGGGCTTTCCGAGGCACAGACATGGAAGCTGTTGAAATGTCTAG GTATCTGTTGAAGAATGATGGGCTGTTTGTTGGAAGTTCATCAGCTATGAATTGTGTTGGAGCTGTTAGAGCGGCACGAGCATTAGGGCCTGGCCACACTATCGTGACGATCTTGTGTGATAGTGGCATGCGGCATCTAAGTAAGTTTTTCAATTATGAGTACTTGTCTCAACATGGCTTGACTCCTTCAGCAACTGGATTGGAGTTTCTTGGCTTTagttga
- the LOC116023252 gene encoding meiotic recombination protein SPO11-1, whose translation MEGKRSGSMHCKVLRRLKELTRSIVEDLANNRLPIIYIDRFRNYCMDGSGNCYCSSGLSNGKEVVTLKRESHARRLDVLLRVLLIVQQLLQENRHGSKRDIYYMHPSIFKEQATVDRAINDICILLQCSRHNLNVVSVGNGLVMGWLQFVEAGRKFDCINSPNTAHPIPVHVEEVDNIISVAQYILVVEKESVFQRLANDQFCKRNRCIVISGRGYPDVPTRRFLRLLTEKLRLPAYCLVDCDPYGFDILATYRFGSMQMAYDAKFLSVPEIKWLGAFPLDCDNYCIPQQCLLPLTEEGLNWSCC comes from the exons ATGGAGGGAAAGCGTTCTGGTTCTATGCATTGCAAAGTGTTGAGAAGATTGAAAG AGCTTACTCGATCGATTGTTGAAGATCTCGCGAACAATCGCTTGCCGATCATTTACATTGATCGGTTCAGGAATTACTGCATGGACGGTTCAGGAAATTG CTATTGCAGCTCTGGTTTGTCAAATGGGAAGGAAGTTGTTACACTGAAGAGGGAAAGCCATGCACGTAGGTTAG ATGTTTTGTTAAGGGTGCTACTGATTGTTCAGCAACTTCTGCAAGAAAATCGTCATGGTTCAAAAAGAGACATATACTACATGCACCCTTCTATTTTTAAAG AACAAGCAACTGTTGACCGAGCAATTAATGATATTTGCATACTTTTGCAATGCAGTCGGCATAACCTGAATGTG GTCTCAGTTGGGAATGG ATTGGTGATGGGATGGCTGCAATTTGTAGAGGCTGGGAGAAAATTTGACTGTATTAACAGTCCAAACACA GCACACCCCATTCCTGTGCATGTAGAAGAAGTTGACA ATATTATTAGTGTTGCCCAGTACATTTTAGTTGTGGAAAAGGAATCAG TATTCCAACGACTAGCAAATGATCAATTCTGCAAAAGAAATCGTTGCATTGTCATCTCA GGAAGAGGCTATCCTGATGTTCCCACAAGGAG ATTCCTGCGGCTCCTGACTGAGAAGCTGCGCCTGCCTGCATATTGCTTGGTAGATTGTGATCCATATGGCTTTGACATCTTGGCCACATACAGATTTGGCTCTATG CAAATGGCCTATGATGCAAAATTTCTCTCTGTCCCCGAGATAAAGTGGCTTGGAGCTTTTCCTCTAGATTGCGATAACTACTGTATTCCACAGCAATGTCTTCTACCCTTGACCGAAGAAG GGTTG